From a region of the Microscilla marina ATCC 23134 genome:
- a CDS encoding head GIN domain-containing protein, which translates to MTRTLYSLTLLFALVITAQAQQTSTRNLSSFTKLKVSGAASIVLKQGTSHSARVTLKGDIENEEIITRVKNNTLYVSLKKRKHSKYNNINVKIELTFQQLNAIDLSGAVSIRGESTIKAERFYLENSGAGSLQLAFNTQHLICNLSGASSIRLKGTTNRLDVDLSGAGSINAYGLVANVVKSKSSGAGSIKINAQKELYASVSGVGSIRYKGSPAITRFNKSGFGSIRKTK; encoded by the coding sequence ATGACAAGAACACTTTACTCTCTTACCCTTTTATTTGCATTGGTCATTACTGCACAGGCTCAACAAACATCTACTCGTAACTTAAGTAGTTTTACCAAACTCAAAGTAAGTGGTGCAGCAAGCATTGTGCTCAAGCAGGGTACTAGCCATTCGGCAAGAGTTACTCTCAAAGGTGACATTGAAAATGAGGAAATAATTACTAGAGTAAAAAACAACACTTTATATGTTTCGCTTAAAAAACGTAAACATTCAAAATACAACAATATCAATGTAAAAATTGAACTAACCTTTCAACAACTCAATGCCATTGACCTAAGTGGTGCGGTAAGTATACGTGGTGAATCAACAATCAAGGCAGAGCGCTTTTATTTGGAAAACAGTGGTGCAGGAAGTCTTCAATTAGCTTTTAACACTCAACACCTTATTTGTAACCTTTCAGGAGCGTCAAGCATCCGACTCAAAGGAACAACCAATCGTTTAGATGTAGACTTAAGCGGTGCAGGCTCTATCAATGCTTATGGCTTAGTAGCAAATGTTGTAAAAAGTAAATCAAGTGGTGCAGGTAGCATCAAAATAAATGCTCAAAAAGAACTATATGCATCAGTAAGCGGTGTAGGTAGTATTCGTTACAAGGGCAGCCCTGCCATTACCCGATTTAATAAAAGCGGGTTTGGCTCTATTCGCAAAACCAAATAG
- a CDS encoding OmpA family protein — translation MKQYLQTWYLITTLALLGGMQLQAQDKNYQVSNIGDPINTKRYVEYAPTLSTNGKTLIFQSNNNEERHWKLYESTLNDEGKWSPPQALSSINNYQGGAHYVAGPSLSKNADTLYFCASYTTDNRDIYYSIKNGNTWGEPISIGSPVNSDQYEGFPSIAADGMSLYFMRRDTTGEVKNYKAKRKNPLKNKDPYHIKVGEDGKITKYKGICYVLYVSHKGTNGTWQTPEALPNVINNGCEKCPRIMPDNATLIFSSIRKGGKGNFDLYVSTLDLTGKWTMPKALDFINTSKKDQLATIPLSSNVMYFNTKGRRNADIFKVSPLPDYLQLQKFTRVEGRVIDSLTKKPVEAKVSILVKDSANKNTPIQAVSSFKEKDGKFAAKLRRGYKYALEIKAKNYLPLIREVDLSDNTVDDSLKKLDNHIALPPAHLSHSIRLTILNKETNEPVEAHVKVINTSKNRIVTLNTVAVEGKYSTAVESQSEYTVEITALGYDFFQGKVDTRKLSRGQDYIATISLKSNANKLLLTIVDKETGKNLSSLVKYTNLNNNRTTTKATKEGKLTVFLNRDSKYTFEANAKGYFFQSFEVKTDTLKPGDVIKLTVALEVLKMNAKIVLNHINFASGSSKLDEDSYVELAKVVQLMENNKDIKLEISAHTDNVGVYSRNMRLSRQRAQSVFNYLIKTGVDKKRLVSKGYGSARPLVPNTTKKNKAKNRRVEFKVIGTSTKK, via the coding sequence ATGAAACAGTATTTACAAACGTGGTATTTGATAACAACTTTGGCTCTTCTGGGAGGAATGCAGCTACAAGCTCAAGATAAAAACTATCAGGTATCCAACATTGGTGACCCCATCAACACCAAACGTTATGTAGAATACGCCCCTACCCTGAGCACTAACGGAAAAACACTAATATTCCAGTCAAACAACAACGAAGAAAGGCATTGGAAACTCTACGAAAGTACATTAAATGACGAGGGTAAATGGTCGCCGCCGCAAGCCCTTAGTAGTATTAACAATTACCAAGGGGGAGCACATTATGTAGCGGGTCCAAGTTTGAGCAAAAATGCTGATACTTTGTATTTTTGTGCTTCGTACACCACCGACAATCGAGATATTTATTATTCCATAAAAAATGGAAATACCTGGGGAGAACCTATCAGTATAGGTAGCCCTGTAAACAGCGACCAATACGAGGGGTTTCCTTCGATAGCAGCCGATGGTATGAGTTTGTATTTTATGCGACGTGATACTACAGGTGAAGTAAAAAATTATAAAGCCAAACGAAAAAACCCTCTCAAAAATAAAGACCCTTATCACATAAAAGTGGGCGAAGATGGAAAGATTACCAAATACAAAGGAATATGTTATGTGTTGTACGTAAGTCATAAAGGTACAAATGGTACCTGGCAAACACCTGAGGCGTTGCCCAATGTAATTAATAATGGCTGCGAAAAATGTCCACGCATTATGCCTGACAATGCCACACTTATATTTTCATCGATACGCAAAGGGGGAAAAGGAAATTTTGATCTTTATGTATCTACACTTGACCTCACAGGCAAATGGACTATGCCTAAAGCATTAGATTTTATTAATACCAGTAAAAAGGATCAGTTGGCTACTATTCCGCTAAGCAGTAATGTGATGTACTTTAATACTAAAGGACGGCGTAACGCAGATATTTTTAAGGTATCTCCTCTGCCTGATTACCTTCAATTACAAAAATTTACCCGGGTAGAAGGCAGGGTAATTGATTCTTTGACTAAAAAACCGGTAGAAGCCAAAGTAAGTATTTTGGTAAAAGACAGTGCTAATAAGAATACTCCCATCCAAGCAGTGAGCTCTTTTAAAGAAAAAGATGGCAAATTTGCAGCAAAGTTGCGAAGAGGTTACAAATATGCCCTTGAGATCAAAGCTAAAAACTATTTGCCTTTGATTAGAGAAGTAGACCTTAGTGACAACACTGTAGACGACTCGCTCAAAAAACTAGACAACCATATAGCCCTCCCTCCTGCTCACCTGTCCCATTCTATTAGACTTACTATTCTCAATAAAGAAACCAATGAACCAGTAGAAGCTCATGTAAAAGTAATTAACACCAGCAAAAACCGCATTGTAACCTTAAACACGGTGGCAGTTGAGGGCAAATATAGCACTGCAGTAGAGTCTCAATCAGAGTATACGGTTGAAATTACAGCATTAGGTTATGATTTTTTCCAAGGCAAGGTTGATACTCGCAAGTTGTCACGGGGACAAGACTATATAGCTACTATTTCTCTAAAGTCTAATGCCAACAAGTTGCTGTTGACGATTGTCGATAAAGAAACAGGCAAAAACCTTTCGTCTTTGGTGAAGTATACCAACTTGAACAACAATAGAACCACTACTAAAGCGACAAAAGAAGGTAAGCTTACCGTATTTTTGAATCGCGACAGTAAATATACTTTTGAAGCCAACGCCAAGGGGTACTTTTTTCAGTCATTTGAGGTAAAGACAGATACACTGAAACCAGGTGATGTGATTAAACTGACTGTAGCACTTGAGGTGTTAAAAATGAACGCCAAAATTGTACTAAACCATATCAACTTTGCGTCGGGCTCTTCTAAACTCGATGAAGACTCTTATGTAGAGTTGGCCAAGGTGGTGCAACTTATGGAAAACAACAAAGATATTAAACTCGAAATATCTGCCCATACCGACAACGTAGGGGTATATTCACGCAATATGCGCTTATCAAGGCAACGCGCTCAGTCGGTGTTCAACTACCTCATCAAAACAGGGGTAGATAAAAAACGACTCGTGTCTAAAGGATATGGATCTGCCAGACCATTGGTGCCCAACACTACTAAAAAAAATAAAGCCAAAAACAGAAGGGTAGAGTTTAAAGTAATTGGTACAAGCACTAAAAAGTAG
- a CDS encoding ABC transporter permease → MKKTAKKNFFANLSYNTWLYNFVSARLAQGKDKAFSGIITRIAIASISIGLAILIVAFGVLEGFRNTIHDKIFSFVGHIQVTQFNSGNSYKEKPINTNTRLFKNYKNNLPNVETLHAFSMKPGIFKTSDEVMGVLLKGIGADYRQSKFTKNMVKGRFLKFPKGKASKELIISQKIAHKLHLKVNDSIYVYFVQDPPAIRKLHIVGIYESGMEEFDEKFVLSDIRLIQKLNRWADTLVGGYEVFINDFRRLDSVQKEVFEEMEYDMQMQTTPRKYEEIFDWLTLLNTNVKIFLWLILIVACFNMISIFLIMIMERINMIGVLKAIGATNSQIKSIFLMRGIRLIFRGMLIGNLVGLGICALQYYLHLIPLDPENYYMDTVPIDWNWGVILTLNLLIFALILVILIPATFISTVRPIKAIRFD, encoded by the coding sequence TTGAAAAAAACTGCCAAAAAGAATTTCTTTGCCAACCTGTCTTACAATACCTGGCTGTACAATTTTGTATCAGCACGCTTAGCGCAAGGTAAAGACAAAGCTTTTTCGGGCATTATTACCCGTATAGCCATTGCCAGTATTAGCATAGGTCTGGCAATTCTCATTGTGGCGTTTGGCGTGCTGGAGGGATTTCGTAATACCATTCATGACAAAATATTTAGTTTTGTAGGACATATTCAAGTTACCCAGTTTAATAGTGGCAATTCTTACAAAGAAAAACCCATCAATACTAATACCCGCTTATTTAAAAACTACAAAAATAACTTACCCAATGTAGAAACCCTGCATGCATTTAGCATGAAACCTGGTATATTTAAAACCTCTGATGAGGTAATGGGGGTATTACTCAAGGGTATTGGCGCCGATTACAGGCAAAGCAAGTTTACTAAAAACATGGTCAAAGGCCGTTTTTTGAAGTTTCCTAAAGGCAAAGCCTCCAAAGAACTCATCATTAGCCAAAAAATTGCCCATAAACTCCACCTTAAAGTTAACGATAGTATTTACGTATATTTTGTGCAAGACCCTCCTGCCATTCGAAAATTACACATTGTAGGCATTTATGAATCGGGTATGGAAGAGTTTGACGAAAAGTTTGTGTTAAGTGATATACGCCTTATTCAGAAACTTAATCGTTGGGCAGATACACTGGTGGGTGGATACGAAGTATTTATCAATGATTTCCGACGACTTGACTCCGTGCAAAAAGAGGTTTTTGAAGAGATGGAGTATGATATGCAAATGCAAACTACCCCACGTAAATACGAAGAAATTTTTGACTGGCTTACCTTACTCAACACCAATGTAAAGATTTTTTTGTGGTTAATATTGATTGTGGCTTGCTTTAATATGATTTCTATCTTTTTGATTATGATCATGGAGCGTATTAATATGATTGGGGTATTGAAGGCAATAGGTGCTACTAATTCACAGATTAAAAGTATATTTCTGATGAGGGGCATCAGACTTATATTCAGAGGCATGTTGATTGGAAACCTGGTAGGGTTGGGTATATGTGCCCTACAATATTATTTGCATCTTATCCCACTCGATCCTGAAAATTACTATATGGATACAGTACCTATAGACTGGAACTGGGGGGTGATTTTGACCTTAAACTTACTCATTTTTGCCTTAATTTTGGTTATATTAATTCCAGCAACTTTTATCAGTACTGTACGCCCTATTAAAGCCATTCGCTTTGATTAA
- a CDS encoding exo-beta-N-acetylmuramidase NamZ family protein, with amino-acid sequence MYKTYLKALQLINTYKSSFCLLVFTLVTSNLTAQVTADSTSMTDSNKVQVGAAQMNKYIPLLKGKKIALVVNQTSVVGNTHLVDSLLALNLPIQKVFAPEHGFRGKADAGEHVKNSKDTKTNLPIISLYGKNKKPSPQQLADIDWVVFDIQDVGARFYTYISTMHLVMEACAENNKKVLVLDRPNPNGHYVAGPMLNPRLKSFVGMHPIPIVHGLTVGELAKMINQEKWLKGRRSCKLTIIKVKNYTHQTRYSLPVKPSPNLPNNLSIALYPSLCLFEGTQISVGRGTYSPFQMIGYPEKKFGKDTFTPKSIPGMSKYPKHKNKVCYGIDFRHKDNTGLIKGFSLKYLIDYYRKFGNKAKFFNGYFDTLVGNFSLQQKIKKGWTAEAIEKSWEKDLKKYKTLRRKYLLYAE; translated from the coding sequence ATGTATAAAACCTATTTGAAAGCCTTACAGTTGATTAACACCTACAAAAGCAGCTTTTGTCTGTTAGTGTTTACCTTGGTTACCAGTAATTTAACTGCTCAAGTGACCGCTGACAGTACCTCTATGACCGATAGTAACAAGGTGCAGGTAGGTGCTGCCCAAATGAACAAATACATACCCCTGCTCAAAGGCAAAAAAATAGCCTTGGTAGTGAACCAAACCTCGGTAGTAGGCAATACTCATTTGGTAGATAGCCTGTTGGCGCTAAATCTGCCTATTCAAAAAGTATTTGCACCTGAGCACGGCTTCCGGGGCAAAGCAGATGCTGGCGAACACGTAAAAAACTCCAAAGACACCAAAACCAATTTACCTATCATATCTCTTTATGGTAAAAACAAAAAACCAAGCCCACAGCAGTTGGCCGATATAGATTGGGTGGTTTTTGATATTCAAGACGTAGGTGCTCGTTTTTATACTTATATCAGCACTATGCATTTGGTAATGGAAGCTTGTGCCGAAAATAACAAAAAAGTGTTGGTACTTGACCGCCCCAACCCTAATGGACATTACGTAGCAGGCCCTATGCTAAACCCTCGCCTTAAGTCATTTGTGGGCATGCACCCCATACCCATAGTACACGGGCTTACAGTAGGTGAACTGGCAAAAATGATTAACCAGGAAAAATGGCTTAAGGGAAGACGAAGTTGTAAATTGACCATTATAAAAGTGAAAAACTACACTCACCAAACCCGCTACAGTTTGCCTGTAAAACCCTCACCTAATCTACCTAACAATTTATCTATAGCACTTTACCCTTCGTTGTGCCTGTTTGAAGGCACTCAAATAAGCGTAGGTCGAGGTACCTATTCTCCTTTTCAGATGATTGGTTATCCTGAGAAAAAGTTTGGCAAAGATACATTTACCCCTAAAAGTATCCCTGGAATGTCTAAATACCCCAAACACAAAAACAAAGTGTGTTATGGCATAGACTTCCGTCATAAAGATAATACAGGGCTTATTAAAGGTTTTTCGCTTAAGTATTTGATAGACTATTATCGCAAGTTTGGCAACAAAGCCAAGTTCTTTAATGGATACTTTGATACCTTAGTGGGTAATTTCAGTTTGCAGCAAAAAATAAAAAAAGGCTGGACGGCAGAAGCCATTGAAAAATCTTGGGAAAAAGACTTGAAAAAGTATAAAACCCTTCGGAGGAAATATTTATTGTATGCAGAGTAG
- a CDS encoding ABC transporter permease, translated as MNLPLFIARRYFFSKHKKQFINVISILSMIEVAVGTIALILVLSVFNGLQELIQGLHDTFNPELKVEPIKGKSFEVSSQLIKKIEAVPGVKIVSEIIEDNAVLRYKNGQMVVKVKGVSENYLEQTRMDSAIRKGEFALYKNGRPRAVIGQGVQYTLAIGLRNDFDALQLWYPKKVKKITLGINAEKKLINKKAIFPIGVFSLEQQYDASYVFVPLKFAANLLQYDNRRTSLEIQLKEKADTDATKKGIKEVLGNNFKVLDRNEQQANLLKAIQIEKLFVYITLSFILLVASINIFFSLMMLMIDKKKDVAVLLSMGASTKIIRKIFMMEGGIIAFSGAIIGLLVATTLAILQQKYGFIGMGTSTTVVEAYPVKLKSIDFIFTCITIVLITFLAAYYPARKASQIDVRENLT; from the coding sequence ATGAATTTACCTTTATTTATCGCTCGCCGATATTTTTTTTCAAAACATAAAAAGCAATTTATCAACGTCATTTCTATCTTATCTATGATAGAAGTGGCGGTTGGTACTATAGCCCTTATTTTGGTATTATCAGTGTTTAATGGTTTGCAAGAGTTAATTCAAGGCTTGCACGATACTTTTAACCCAGAGCTTAAGGTAGAACCCATCAAAGGTAAATCATTTGAAGTAAGTTCTCAATTGATCAAAAAAATTGAGGCAGTACCAGGGGTAAAAATTGTCAGTGAAATAATAGAAGACAACGCTGTTTTGCGCTATAAAAATGGGCAAATGGTAGTAAAGGTCAAGGGGGTAAGTGAAAACTACCTGGAACAAACCCGTATGGACTCTGCCATTCGAAAAGGTGAATTTGCTTTGTATAAAAACGGACGCCCCAGGGCAGTCATAGGACAAGGAGTACAATACACACTTGCTATTGGTTTACGCAACGACTTTGATGCGCTGCAGCTTTGGTACCCTAAAAAGGTGAAAAAAATAACCCTGGGTATCAATGCTGAAAAAAAACTGATCAATAAAAAAGCTATTTTTCCAATTGGTGTTTTCTCACTGGAGCAACAATATGATGCAAGCTATGTATTTGTACCTTTGAAGTTTGCCGCCAACCTATTGCAATACGATAACCGACGCACTTCGCTGGAAATTCAACTCAAAGAAAAGGCAGATACTGATGCCACAAAAAAGGGCATTAAAGAGGTTTTGGGCAATAACTTTAAGGTGCTCGACCGTAACGAACAACAAGCCAACTTGTTAAAAGCGATTCAAATAGAAAAGCTTTTTGTATACATCACACTATCTTTTATTTTATTGGTTGCCTCTATCAATATTTTCTTTTCGCTGATGATGCTCATGATCGACAAGAAAAAAGATGTAGCGGTGCTTTTATCTATGGGGGCTTCAACTAAAATTATCCGTAAAATCTTTATGATGGAGGGGGGAATCATTGCTTTTAGTGGGGCAATCATTGGGCTTTTGGTAGCTACAACCCTTGCCATACTTCAGCAAAAGTACGGGTTTATAGGTATGGGCACCTCTACTACTGTGGTAGAAGCTTATCCGGTAAAACTTAAATCTATAGATTTTATATTTACTTGTATTACCATTGTCTTAATCACTTTTTTGGCAGCATATTACCCTGCCCGTAAAGCATCTCAAATTGATGTTAGAGAAAACCTTACTTAG
- the rbfA gene encoding 30S ribosome-binding factor RbfA, with translation MESKRQQKFARLIQKDLADIFQREVKDIFKTHFVTITNVKVTPDLGIAYVYLSILAASDKQAVVDIAEDNNKMIRQVLARKIKNQVRAIPELRFFLDDTSDYVQKMDELFDNLDIPPSSNNEGDEETS, from the coding sequence ATGGAATCAAAAAGACAACAAAAATTTGCCCGACTTATACAGAAGGACTTAGCAGATATTTTTCAAAGAGAAGTCAAAGATATTTTTAAGACTCACTTTGTGACTATCACTAATGTAAAAGTCACCCCTGACCTAGGGATTGCTTATGTATATTTAAGCATTTTGGCAGCAAGCGACAAACAAGCTGTGGTAGATATTGCCGAGGACAACAACAAGATGATCAGACAGGTATTGGCTCGCAAAATAAAAAACCAGGTAAGGGCTATACCTGAACTCCGTTTTTTTCTGGACGATACCAGTGATTACGTACAAAAAATGGATGAGCTATTTGACAACCTTGACATTCCCCCCAGCAGCAACAACGAAGGTGACGAGGAGACAAGTTAG
- a CDS encoding DUF6427 family protein, giving the protein MITFFRINAAYKFIFLFLLFVGLRLPFIINGLPLTIPELNWMLIGEKMNMGFSLYDKIWDDISPLSALIYWLMDRFFGKSYFAYQIIASVLVFAQAMIINDIFRRRQVFVEITLLPAFLYLVITSCFLDFYTLSPALLANTFMLLVINYTLWHVNEKSRKNAVFEIGAYTGVATLFFLPSFFIILVPLFSFMLLTGTKLKGYFLMLFAFLFTIGISFLTFYMSNDEYSFYRSYFESVVYVSKQLYLSPRSLLIIFTIPLLITIWAMATISGHRYTNYQNRCRRIMSFWLFASLISVFLSTKISANNLVFAIPAMTFFLSHMFLNLKRAWLRELLFLLLVLSVAFSGYAIVYRFLPEVAYNTPVTQVKLDRLLVKKHSIQEDLKGKKILVLGSNISYYQGGQLATPYLNWELSQHHFSNMNQYNIMKEIYENFKQDLPDVIIDEKNYFQQILAPLPIIANQYIKRAGTNMYIIDPRLQSKK; this is encoded by the coding sequence TTGATTACTTTTTTCAGAATAAACGCCGCTTATAAATTTATTTTTTTATTCCTGCTTTTTGTCGGGTTACGTTTGCCTTTCATTATCAATGGCTTGCCTTTGACTATACCAGAGCTTAACTGGATGTTGATTGGCGAAAAAATGAACATGGGCTTTAGCCTGTACGACAAAATCTGGGATGATATCAGCCCTTTGTCAGCATTGATTTACTGGCTCATGGACCGTTTCTTCGGAAAATCTTACTTTGCTTATCAAATCATCGCCTCAGTGTTGGTGTTTGCTCAGGCAATGATTATCAATGACATTTTTCGCCGCCGTCAGGTTTTTGTTGAAATCACCCTATTACCCGCGTTTTTGTACCTTGTCATTACTAGTTGTTTTCTTGACTTTTACACCCTATCACCCGCTTTGCTTGCCAACACTTTTATGTTGTTAGTAATCAACTATACTTTGTGGCATGTGAACGAAAAAAGTAGAAAAAATGCTGTGTTTGAGATAGGGGCTTATACTGGAGTAGCCACCTTGTTTTTTCTTCCTTCCTTCTTCATTATTTTAGTGCCGCTTTTTTCTTTTATGTTACTTACAGGCACCAAGCTCAAGGGGTATTTTCTAATGCTGTTTGCGTTTTTGTTTACTATAGGTATTTCTTTTCTCACCTTCTATATGAGCAACGACGAATACAGTTTTTATCGAAGCTACTTCGAATCTGTAGTGTATGTAAGCAAGCAACTGTACCTATCGCCCCGTAGCCTTCTTATAATCTTTACCATTCCTTTACTTATCACCATTTGGGCAATGGCAACCATTAGCGGGCACCGTTACACCAATTACCAAAACCGTTGTCGTCGCATTATGTCTTTTTGGTTATTTGCTTCATTGATTTCTGTCTTCTTAAGCACTAAAATTTCTGCCAATAACTTAGTGTTTGCCATTCCGGCAATGACTTTCTTTTTGAGCCACATGTTTTTAAACCTGAAGCGTGCCTGGTTACGCGAACTATTATTTTTGTTATTAGTGTTGTCAGTCGCATTTAGTGGTTATGCTATTGTTTATCGTTTTTTACCCGAAGTGGCTTACAATACTCCAGTAACTCAAGTAAAACTTGATCGTTTGTTAGTGAAAAAGCACTCGATACAAGAAGACTTAAAGGGTAAAAAAATTCTGGTATTGGGCAGTAATATCAGTTATTATCAGGGAGGGCAGCTGGCCACCCCTTACCTTAATTGGGAATTGTCGCAGCACCACTTCTCTAATATGAACCAATATAATATTATGAAAGAAATTTATGAAAACTTTAAGCAAGACTTACCAGATGTAATCATAGATGAAAAAAACTACTTTCAACAAATACTGGCTCCTTTGCCCATCATAGCCAATCAATACATCAAACGGGCTGGAACCAATATGTACATCATAGATCCCCGGTTGCAAAGCAAGAAGTAG